A region of Paenimyroides aestuarii DNA encodes the following proteins:
- a CDS encoding ZIP family metal transporter — protein MDTYLLPFLAVILGYFLAIIVKPAKKKTIKLLLAFSGSFLLTMTVSHLLPEVYAYVIEGNHSEVVAEPIKSSMDHYLNDHTHDDVHTDHQHHSNATPSVAHNHDHGAMKEIGLFIMLGIIFQIILEYFSKGAEHGHVHVHEKMTSMPWLLFASLCLHALFEGMPVSQHTHLAWAIAIHHFPIAIILTLFFLQAELNKKFVFLFMTVFALMTPLGTYLSANLSVLTAYYVPISAFVIGILFHISSTIIFESSEGHKFNLAKLLAILIGIAFGFFV, from the coding sequence ATGGATACCTATTTATTACCCTTTTTGGCAGTAATTCTTGGCTATTTTTTGGCAATTATTGTAAAGCCAGCCAAAAAGAAAACCATTAAATTGTTGTTAGCATTTAGCGGTTCTTTTTTATTGACCATGACCGTTTCGCACTTGTTGCCAGAAGTATATGCGTATGTTATTGAAGGAAATCATTCAGAGGTGGTTGCTGAGCCAATAAAGTCTTCAATGGATCACTATTTAAATGATCACACTCATGATGACGTCCATACAGACCATCAGCATCATTCAAACGCTACTCCATCAGTAGCACATAATCACGATCATGGAGCCATGAAAGAAATCGGTTTGTTTATAATGTTGGGAATTATTTTTCAAATAATTTTGGAATATTTCTCAAAAGGTGCAGAACATGGACACGTACACGTACATGAAAAGATGACTTCGATGCCGTGGTTATTATTTGCCAGTTTGTGTTTGCATGCCTTGTTTGAAGGAATGCCCGTAAGTCAGCACACGCATTTGGCTTGGGCAATTGCCATACACCATTTTCCAATAGCCATTATTTTAACATTATTCTTTTTACAAGCAGAATTAAACAAAAAATTTGTTTTTCTGTTCATGACTGTTTTTGCGTTAATGACACCATTGGGAACTTATCTCTCTGCCAACTTATCTGTTTTAACGGCATATTATGTTCCTATATCTGCTTTTGTAATTGGTATTCTTTTCCATATATCATCAACCATAATATTTGAAAGCAGCGAAGGACATAAGTTTAATTTAGCAAAGCTTTTAGCAATACTTATAGGGATTGCTTTTGGATTTTTTGTTTAA
- a CDS encoding SAM-dependent methyltransferase, with protein MQESQKNWFKNWFNSPYYHILYKDRDYTEAQLFIDNITNYLNLPEAAKVLDLACGRGRHSIYLNQLGYDVMGADLSVNNIEFAKQFENEKLHFQVQDMREPFEVKFDAIFNFFTSFGYFENEADHLTALTAIKASLKEYGFAVIDFMNVHKVIDNLVEKETKVVNEITFNIKRWAENGYIFKNIAFEHDNESYDFTEKVKAFTLEDFETLMHQAEIFLLDIFGDYKLNKFHKNESDRLIMIFK; from the coding sequence ATGCAAGAATCTCAAAAAAATTGGTTTAAAAATTGGTTCAACAGTCCCTATTATCATATACTTTATAAAGATCGCGACTATACAGAAGCACAATTGTTTATTGACAATATTACCAATTATCTGAATCTTCCGGAAGCGGCAAAGGTGCTTGATTTAGCATGCGGACGTGGAAGACATTCTATTTATCTAAATCAATTGGGCTATGATGTAATGGGTGCAGATTTATCTGTAAACAATATAGAATTTGCAAAACAATTTGAGAATGAAAAATTGCATTTTCAGGTGCAAGACATGCGCGAACCATTTGAAGTGAAGTTTGATGCAATTTTTAATTTTTTTACAAGTTTTGGCTATTTTGAAAACGAAGCAGATCATTTAACTGCTTTAACAGCTATAAAAGCAAGTTTGAAAGAATATGGTTTTGCCGTCATTGATTTTATGAACGTGCATAAAGTGATTGATAATTTAGTGGAAAAGGAGACTAAAGTGGTTAATGAGATTACTTTCAACATCAAACGCTGGGCAGAAAACGGCTATATTTTCAAAAACATTGCTTTCGAGCACGATAATGAATCGTACGATTTTACTGAAAAAGTAAAAGCATTTACTTTGGAAGATTTTGAAACCTTGATGCATCAAGCAGAAATATTCTTATTGGATATTTTTGGCGATTATAAATTGAATAAATTTCACAAAAACGAATCGGACCGTTTAATCATGATTTTTAAATAA
- a CDS encoding T9SS type A sorting domain-containing protein, with amino-acid sequence MLNLIKKFLLSICFLFSLNQFYAQPLYVRDWGAVNLTARVLEVKLSTEELFIDYGYYGEIKKYNIKNATTSFFYSFPHPSNPSPSYAVRIENMKFDSKENLIVYGRTHNKNLGTPGTYSQVPLPGTAYTGHSFIAKIGRTGQLLWFTYFHDLAQNTAGLTLDKNDNIYVLTRRDKNDVLPTNSFQSTGDQSSIIKYQDVISKLDNTGNHLWSTFYFKDDSKIRNMIAGDNGLYVYGDHFGGVGSSNFFGTKGSFQEYSSGLSSNGDISTVFLTKFNFNGTRIWSTYFGDQISKCPLNNIANPYGLAVIGDDAYILTNLNNIYTPATNMSTSNAYLKQQTSVSKNVALTKFNSSGGRVFTSYLHSGQSLFKTSTNDLLIGGKIDEIYIGSKNNIVTQNAYQGQHGGKFDMHCFIISNNGASLKYGTYYGGDGNDEGICVPTKNGFYVLGNSLNNSKATTLFDSNGGLFYGSNAIGYRGFFMGYFTTKPLQNENHEALKARVYPNPATTLLNVETEDMLTKETVLTIYDLSGKRILQQNAHADNHNQINVSSLNSGVYLLQIESNTSYETIKFIKK; translated from the coding sequence ATGCTAAATCTTATAAAAAAATTTTTACTATCAATATGTTTTCTCTTCTCTTTAAATCAATTTTATGCCCAACCGTTATATGTACGAGATTGGGGTGCTGTTAATTTAACCGCAAGAGTTTTGGAAGTAAAACTTAGTACTGAAGAGCTTTTTATAGACTATGGATACTACGGAGAGATAAAAAAATATAACATTAAAAATGCTACTACTTCTTTTTTTTATAGCTTCCCACATCCAAGTAACCCTTCCCCTTCATATGCTGTTAGAATTGAAAATATGAAATTTGATAGTAAAGAAAATTTAATTGTATATGGAAGAACTCATAATAAAAACTTAGGAACTCCTGGAACATACAGTCAAGTACCTTTACCTGGAACAGCTTATACAGGACATTCTTTTATCGCAAAGATAGGTCGTACTGGTCAACTGCTATGGTTTACATATTTTCACGATTTAGCTCAGAACACCGCTGGTTTAACCTTAGATAAAAATGACAACATTTATGTACTTACTAGAAGGGATAAAAATGATGTTTTACCTACTAATAGTTTTCAAAGTACTGGAGATCAGTCTTCCATTATAAAATATCAAGATGTTATTAGTAAATTAGATAATACTGGTAATCACTTATGGAGTACATTTTATTTCAAAGATGATTCTAAAATTAGAAATATGATTGCTGGTGATAATGGTCTATATGTTTATGGTGATCATTTTGGAGGAGTGGGTTCGAGCAATTTTTTTGGAACTAAAGGCAGTTTTCAAGAATACTCTTCAGGTTTATCTTCAAATGGAGATATTTCTACCGTATTTCTAACAAAGTTTAATTTTAACGGCACAAGGATATGGAGTACTTATTTTGGAGACCAAATCTCAAAATGTCCTTTGAACAATATTGCTAATCCTTACGGTTTGGCGGTAATTGGTGACGATGCATATATTTTGACAAATCTAAACAATATATATACTCCAGCAACAAATATGTCAACTAGCAATGCTTACTTAAAACAGCAAACATCAGTGTCTAAAAATGTAGCACTTACAAAGTTTAATAGTAGTGGTGGTCGGGTATTTACTTCTTATTTACATTCAGGTCAGTCATTGTTTAAAACAAGTACAAATGACTTATTGATAGGTGGTAAAATTGATGAGATATATATTGGTTCAAAAAATAATATAGTTACACAAAATGCTTATCAAGGACAGCATGGAGGTAAATTCGATATGCATTGCTTCATTATTTCTAATAATGGTGCCAGTTTAAAATATGGAACCTATTACGGTGGTGATGGTAATGATGAAGGTATCTGCGTGCCTACTAAAAATGGTTTTTATGTTCTCGGTAACTCTTTAAACAATTCAAAGGCAACTACTTTGTTCGATTCTAACGGCGGTTTATTTTATGGTTCTAATGCAATTGGATATCGTGGTTTTTTTATGGGATACTTCACAACAAAGCCTTTACAAAATGAAAATCATGAAGCATTAAAAGCCCGAGTTTATCCTAACCCTGCCACAACGCTTTTAAATGTGGAAACCGAAGATATGTTAACTAAAGAAACTGTATTAACTATTTACGACTTATCAGGAAAAAGAATCCTACAACAAAATGCCCATGCTGACAATCACAACCAAATAAATGTGTCTAGTTTAAATTCTGGAGTTTATTTGTTACAGATAGAATCAAATACAAGCTATGAAACTATTAAATTTATAAAAAAATAA
- a CDS encoding Na+/H+ antiporter subunit C: MELLLVILVGAFYSSGIYMMFRRSMVKLLLGLLLLGNGANLLIFLIGGITKGKAPIIKPENNAFHEIYADPVPQALILTAIVISFALTAFAIVLLKRVYTTTGSDDLDSLNVQDLDI, translated from the coding sequence ATGGAATTACTATTGGTTATTTTAGTAGGTGCTTTTTATTCATCGGGCATTTATATGATGTTTCGCCGCAGCATGGTGAAACTCTTGTTGGGATTATTGCTGTTAGGAAACGGTGCAAACTTACTCATTTTTCTTATTGGTGGAATCACCAAAGGCAAAGCCCCTATCATAAAACCTGAAAACAATGCATTTCACGAAATTTATGCAGATCCGGTGCCGCAAGCGTTAATTCTTACTGCAATTGTAATCAGTTTTGCACTAACAGCTTTTGCCATTGTTTTGCTCAAAAGGGTTTACACAACCACAGGATCCGATGATTTGGATTCGTTAAATGTTCAAGATTTAGATATATGA
- a CDS encoding alpha/beta hydrolase → MQTGILNYLIKEPKIVQAQNPLIVLMHGYGSNEEDLFTFATELPDDYYVVSVQAPYQLPPYGFAWYAISFDADMNKFSDDNQAIASRDLLVEFIDEIVAKYPIDTKNINLVGFSQGAILSYAIAITYPEKINKVVALSGYFNPEIMTPKTAFSAYNHLKIFGSHGTVDQVIPVEWARKTTDFLKPFNISFEYKEYPVGHGVSPQNFYDFKDFLMK, encoded by the coding sequence ATGCAAACAGGAATTTTAAATTATTTGATAAAAGAGCCAAAGATTGTTCAAGCACAAAATCCTCTTATCGTTTTAATGCACGGCTACGGCAGCAACGAAGAAGATTTGTTCACATTTGCCACTGAATTACCTGATGACTACTATGTGGTTTCGGTTCAAGCGCCTTACCAACTGCCTCCTTATGGATTTGCTTGGTATGCGATTAGTTTTGATGCAGATATGAATAAATTCAGCGATGATAATCAAGCAATAGCTTCAAGAGATCTTTTGGTGGAATTTATAGATGAAATAGTAGCAAAATATCCTATTGACACTAAAAACATCAACTTAGTAGGTTTTAGCCAAGGAGCTATTTTAAGTTATGCCATTGCGATTACTTATCCGGAAAAAATAAATAAAGTTGTAGCACTTAGTGGTTATTTTAACCCCGAAATAATGACGCCAAAAACAGCTTTTTCTGCATACAATCATTTAAAAATATTTGGTTCACACGGAACGGTAGATCAAGTAATACCGGTGGAATGGGCAAGAAAAACCACCGATTTTCTTAAACCATTTAACATATCTTTTGAATATAAAGAATACCCAGTGGGTCATGGTGTGTCACCTCAAAATTTTTATGATTTTAAGGATTTTTTGATGAAATAG
- a CDS encoding monovalent cation/H+ antiporter complex subunit F: MSVESYLGYVVMPIICLSIFFIMLRFIKGPQVVDRVVALDLLITVGVAFITLFSIIVNNSLFLDEAMILALIAFLSTVAFSYYIFKRKRDE, from the coding sequence ATGAGTGTTGAAAGTTATTTAGGATATGTAGTAATGCCTATTATTTGTTTGTCTATCTTTTTTATAATGTTACGATTTATAAAAGGCCCTCAAGTAGTAGATCGGGTAGTAGCGCTAGATTTGCTCATCACAGTGGGTGTGGCATTTATTACCTTGTTCAGTATCATTGTAAACAACTCATTATTTCTAGACGAAGCAATGATTTTGGCACTAATCGCCTTTTTAAGCACCGTAGCATTTTCATATTATATTTTTAAACGCAAAAGAGATGAATGA
- the mbhE gene encoding hydrogen gas-evolving membrane-bound hydrogenase subunit E, with protein sequence MLLPIILIFLLAFGLLLLKPQKILGFFKFLWVLPLLLVFYFSGYLPSVYEGAQVVFFRNSWIPSLGISLDFKLDGLSMLFSLMITGIGTLIYLYAAQYLKRDANLHRFFSYLTMFMGAMLGLVLSDNLITLFIFWELTSISSFFLIGFNTTQEESRKSALWALSITGLGGFLLLAAFVLIGTVAGTYSINQLLTQSDVLVNNSFYYIIIFLLFGGAFTKSAQFPFHFWLPGAMKAPTPVSAYLHSATMVKAGIYLLARFSPILGGDVVWNYTLMTVGALTMVMGAVLSVFYKDMKGLLAYSTISALGIIVFLLGVGTEAAIYAACTFILVHALYKASLFLITGIVDHQTHTRDLSILRGLRKIMPLVAVSGFIAALSSGGIPLTFGFLSKELIYGVTTDFMFTQESIVLLTGAALITNVFLTASGFLAGIRPFFGKLPERFQSVQKPHLLLWFPPVLLSVITVLFGVFPVLPNTLFLKATVRSVLGKLPEMYLSLWHGFNTVLLLSAITIVVGTVLYLAIKPSEKGEKSLEIIRRFAPQRFIAATTQAIKWFAFKYTRFFHNGYLRIYIMFIILFFMGIVGYKLFADVPLRVNTEGLSEFRIYEFLVFIITIIAIYFITTTTSRLTSIAALGVIGYSICLIFVFYGAPDLAMTQFAIDTLTVVLFVLVLFKLPPFLRFTNPKIQFRDGVIAVAFGILIALITLQALVSPSDQSVSKFYADNAYKLAKGKNVVNVILVDYRGFDTFIETIVLAIAAIGVYSILKYKTKDGEKSE encoded by the coding sequence ATGCTTTTACCCATTATTCTCATTTTTTTGCTGGCATTTGGATTATTACTCCTAAAACCGCAAAAAATTTTAGGTTTTTTTAAATTTCTATGGGTATTACCTCTGTTATTGGTATTCTACTTTTCGGGGTATTTGCCATCGGTGTACGAAGGTGCGCAGGTAGTATTTTTTCGGAACTCATGGATTCCGTCATTAGGTATTTCATTAGACTTTAAATTAGACGGTCTTTCAATGCTTTTTTCTTTGATGATTACTGGCATTGGAACACTTATTTATTTATATGCAGCACAATACTTAAAAAGAGATGCTAACTTGCACCGCTTTTTTTCGTATCTAACCATGTTTATGGGGGCTATGCTGGGCTTGGTGCTTTCAGACAATTTAATAACTTTATTTATTTTTTGGGAATTAACTAGTATTAGCTCTTTTTTCTTGATAGGGTTTAATACCACGCAAGAAGAGTCGCGCAAAAGTGCATTGTGGGCTTTGAGCATCACGGGTTTAGGCGGATTTTTACTTTTGGCTGCCTTTGTACTCATTGGTACCGTTGCAGGAACTTACTCTATAAATCAACTACTTACACAGTCAGATGTATTGGTAAACAATTCGTTTTATTACATTATTATCTTTTTACTTTTTGGCGGTGCATTTACTAAATCGGCACAGTTTCCATTTCACTTTTGGTTACCGGGTGCCATGAAAGCTCCAACGCCAGTTTCGGCTTATTTACATTCCGCCACAATGGTAAAAGCTGGTATTTATCTACTAGCGCGTTTTTCACCTATTTTGGGTGGTGATGTGGTGTGGAATTACACACTTATGACCGTTGGTGCGCTCACAATGGTTATGGGAGCAGTTTTAAGTGTTTTTTATAAAGATATGAAAGGATTGCTTGCTTATTCAACCATTTCTGCATTAGGAATTATTGTATTTTTATTAGGAGTAGGCACCGAGGCTGCCATTTATGCTGCGTGCACTTTTATCTTGGTTCATGCTTTGTACAAAGCTTCATTATTCTTAATAACAGGAATTGTGGACCACCAAACGCACACACGTGATTTATCGATATTGAGAGGCTTGCGAAAAATAATGCCCTTAGTTGCTGTGTCGGGATTTATCGCAGCGCTTTCAAGTGGAGGTATTCCGCTAACTTTTGGATTTTTAAGTAAAGAACTAATTTATGGTGTTACAACCGATTTTATGTTTACCCAAGAATCTATCGTTTTATTGACAGGAGCGGCACTGATAACCAATGTTTTTCTTACTGCTTCGGGATTTCTTGCTGGTATAAGACCCTTTTTTGGTAAACTACCCGAGCGTTTTCAATCGGTTCAAAAACCTCATTTATTGTTGTGGTTTCCACCGGTTTTGTTATCGGTTATTACTGTTTTGTTTGGTGTGTTTCCTGTGCTTCCCAATACGCTTTTTTTAAAAGCTACTGTGCGATCGGTGTTAGGAAAACTACCCGAAATGTATCTTTCGTTGTGGCATGGTTTTAACACGGTTTTACTTTTAAGTGCCATTACTATTGTGGTAGGAACCGTATTGTATCTTGCTATAAAACCATCAGAAAAAGGGGAAAAAAGTTTAGAAATTATCCGCCGGTTTGCTCCTCAACGATTCATTGCCGCAACTACACAAGCTATTAAATGGTTTGCTTTTAAATATACCCGCTTTTTTCACAATGGCTATTTGCGTATCTACATTATGTTTATCATTTTGTTCTTTATGGGAATTGTGGGTTACAAACTTTTTGCCGATGTTCCTTTACGGGTAAATACCGAAGGTTTATCAGAATTTAGGATTTACGAATTTTTGGTGTTTATCATTACAATTATTGCCATATATTTCATTACCACAACCACATCACGCTTAACATCAATTGCAGCACTCGGAGTTATTGGCTATTCTATCTGTTTGATCTTTGTTTTTTATGGGGCACCCGATTTGGCGATGACGCAGTTTGCAATTGATACGCTAACAGTGGTTTTGTTTGTATTGGTTCTTTTCAAATTACCGCCATTTTTACGGTTCACCAACCCTAAAATTCAGTTTAGAGATGGTGTAATTGCTGTGGCTTTTGGAATTTTAATCGCACTGATCACTTTGCAAGCATTGGTATCACCTTCCGACCAAAGTGTTAGTAAATTTTATGCAGATAATGCCTACAAATTGGCTAAAGGAAAAAATGTGGTGAATGTTATTTTGGTGGATTACAGAGGATTTGACACGTTTATTGAAACAATTGTGCTTGCAATTGCTGCAATTGGCGTATATAGTATTTTAAAATATAAAACAAAAGATGGAGAAAAATCGGAATAA
- a CDS encoding Na+/H+ antiporter subunit E, with product MLQNFLLNILLTFVWVALTGHLDYTNFLFGYAVGFFILWMINRSVRGNTEYFYRVPKIFAFILLFFYDLLKANYEVTMDVITPNYNMRPGIIKYELEAKTDFEITMLANMIALTPGTVVIDLSKDKKFMYIHVMYLTNKEQFVKRLNNRIEKKLLEIIR from the coding sequence ATGTTACAAAATTTTTTATTAAACATATTGCTTACGTTTGTTTGGGTGGCGCTCACCGGACACTTAGACTATACCAATTTTTTATTTGGATATGCCGTGGGCTTCTTTATTTTGTGGATGATCAACCGCTCTGTTAGAGGCAATACCGAGTATTTTTATAGAGTTCCGAAAATATTTGCTTTTATATTATTGTTTTTTTATGATCTCTTAAAAGCAAATTATGAAGTAACAATGGACGTAATCACACCCAATTACAACATGAGACCCGGAATTATTAAATATGAATTGGAAGCAAAAACCGATTTTGAAATCACTATGCTTGCAAACATGATTGCCTTAACACCAGGAACAGTTGTGATTGATCTTTCAAAGGATAAAAAATTTATGTATATACATGTAATGTATCTTACCAATAAAGAACAATTTGTAAAAAGATTGAACAATAGAATTGAAAAAAAATTACTAGAAATAATACGATAA
- a CDS encoding THUMP domain-containing class I SAM-dependent RNA methyltransferase, which translates to MVAKTFFGFEEILANELIKLGAQRVEQGTRMVSFYGDKGFMYKANLALRTALKILKPIKQFKVYNETSLYNGMQSIDWSEFLSVHQSFLIDATIFSEQFNHSQFVALKSKDAIVDQFKKKFDNRPNIDKDHPDLRINIHIQKDLCTVSLDTSGASLHHRGYRTATNIAPINEVLAAGILILSGWSGQSNFLDPMCGSGTFLVEAAMIACNIPPNINRKEFAFEKWNDWDADLFEKVEESLLKKITDFHYDIFGYDKAPSAIAKAKDNAYNANLEEYIKIEQRNFFETEKEVNGHLHMVFNPPYGERLDIDLERFYREMGDTLKQNYPGTNAWFITGNVEALKFVGLKPSRKIKLFNGKLEARLVKYEMYEGSKRTKFQIKNSNE; encoded by the coding sequence ATGGTGGCTAAAACCTTCTTTGGTTTTGAAGAAATTTTAGCAAATGAATTAATAAAGCTTGGTGCGCAACGCGTGGAACAAGGAACGCGCATGGTGAGCTTTTACGGTGATAAAGGTTTTATGTACAAAGCAAATTTAGCTTTGCGAACTGCCTTAAAAATATTAAAACCCATAAAACAATTCAAAGTTTATAATGAAACCAGTTTATATAATGGGATGCAAAGCATTGATTGGAGCGAATTTTTAAGCGTACACCAATCATTTTTGATAGATGCTACTATTTTTTCAGAGCAATTTAATCACTCGCAATTTGTTGCCTTGAAAAGTAAAGATGCCATAGTGGATCAATTTAAGAAAAAGTTTGACAACCGCCCCAATATTGATAAAGATCATCCCGATTTGCGAATAAATATTCATATTCAAAAAGATCTTTGTACGGTTTCACTAGATACATCGGGCGCATCACTGCACCATCGCGGATACCGAACAGCCACTAATATCGCACCAATTAATGAAGTTTTAGCAGCCGGAATTTTAATTTTAAGCGGATGGTCGGGGCAATCAAATTTTTTAGACCCAATGTGTGGTTCGGGTACTTTTTTGGTGGAAGCAGCCATGATTGCATGCAATATTCCGCCCAATATCAATAGAAAAGAGTTTGCTTTTGAAAAATGGAACGACTGGGATGCGGATTTGTTTGAAAAAGTGGAAGAATCATTGTTAAAGAAAATCACCGATTTTCATTATGATATTTTTGGTTATGACAAAGCACCTTCTGCCATTGCAAAAGCAAAAGACAACGCTTATAATGCTAATTTAGAGGAATATATAAAAATTGAACAACGCAATTTTTTCGAAACTGAAAAAGAAGTAAACGGACACTTACACATGGTTTTTAATCCGCCCTATGGAGAGCGATTAGATATTGATTTGGAACGTTTTTACCGTGAAATGGGCGATACGCTAAAGCAGAATTATCCTGGAACGAATGCTTGGTTTATTACCGGAAACGTGGAAGCTTTAAAATTTGTGGGATTAAAACCATCACGAAAAATAAAGTTATTCAACGGAAAATTAGAAGCCCGTTTAGTAAAATATGAAATGTATGAAGGCAGTAAACGAACAAAATTTCAAATAAAAAATAGTAATGAATAA
- a CDS encoding MnhB domain-containing protein, whose product MEKNRNNERLDRTILRTSTNYLLPLLILFSIFLLIRGHYLSGGGFVGGLVASIAFVLHSFAYSPYQTVKMFAIKPFFVIPTGLIICFLSGLLPVLLGYPFMSVVWFADSVVVIGALGSALIFDIGVYMVVIGVVLTILFTISENT is encoded by the coding sequence ATGGAGAAAAATCGGAATAATGAACGTTTAGACAGAACCATTTTACGGACATCTACCAACTATTTGCTTCCGTTGTTGATTTTGTTTTCAATATTTTTATTAATCCGCGGACATTATTTGTCTGGTGGAGGATTTGTTGGCGGCTTAGTGGCATCCATTGCATTTGTGTTGCATTCGTTTGCATACAGTCCGTATCAAACTGTAAAAATGTTTGCCATAAAACCCTTTTTTGTCATACCAACCGGTTTAATAATTTGCTTTTTAAGCGGTTTGCTGCCTGTTTTGTTAGGTTATCCGTTTATGAGCGTAGTTTGGTTTGCCGATTCGGTAGTGGTGATTGGCGCATTGGGTTCGGCTTTAATATTTGATATTGGTGTGTATATGGTCGTGATTGGCGTGGTATTAACCATTTTATTTACAATTTCAGAAAACACATAG
- a CDS encoding proton-conducting transporter transmembrane domain-containing protein produces MITNFILAPILMHMFTAIVLLFFWQKVLVQKIISIVGNSIAFLLCLRMFEMTLANGYLTLQLGSWQAPFGITFIADTLSAIMVLLTALVSLAVGIYSTASLNESRIRFGYFFIFHFLVMGLLGAFLTGDIFNLYVWFEVVIISSFILLTVGGKKRQMEGAIKYVTMNMLGSVIFLTAIGILYGITGTLNIADLAVKVAQVENTGLVTVTSLLFFVAFGIKSAVFPLYFWLPSAYHTPPSAIAAIFGGLLTKMGVYAMLRVFTVIFQPDYFTLVLFSVIAILTLLTGALGTINKKSIRRVLSYLIVCHIGFFIAGMGLNTEWAFVAIVFYLIHDVIVKSNVFMISGVIVKMRETVDMTRLGSLLKDYPKFSFVAALVLFSLVGIPPLSGFWPKILLFQETFKQENYILLAALIIASFVTLFVIVRIWSEAFWKESPKPITEEIDHFESFPFSGKIALIAPIVGLAFVSLYIGLSANSFMKLSEKAAYEMKNPEIYIENVLGAKQ; encoded by the coding sequence ATGATTACAAATTTTATACTTGCCCCCATATTAATGCACATGTTCACGGCAATTGTGCTTCTTTTTTTCTGGCAAAAAGTACTTGTTCAGAAAATAATTAGCATCGTGGGCAATAGCATTGCATTTTTGCTTTGTTTGCGAATGTTCGAAATGACCTTGGCTAACGGGTATCTCACACTGCAATTGGGCAGCTGGCAAGCACCTTTTGGTATTACATTTATTGCTGATACCCTCAGTGCTATTATGGTACTTTTAACGGCTTTGGTATCGTTGGCAGTAGGTATTTATTCCACAGCAAGTTTAAACGAAAGTCGTATTAGATTTGGATATTTTTTTATCTTTCACTTTTTAGTAATGGGGCTTTTAGGAGCTTTTCTAACAGGTGATATCTTTAATTTATATGTGTGGTTTGAAGTGGTAATTATATCATCTTTTATCTTATTAACGGTTGGAGGAAAAAAAAGACAAATGGAAGGTGCGATTAAGTACGTAACCATGAATATGCTTGGCTCGGTTATTTTTCTTACCGCAATTGGTATTTTATACGGAATTACCGGAACTTTAAACATTGCCGACCTAGCCGTAAAAGTAGCACAAGTTGAAAATACGGGTTTGGTAACAGTAACATCATTGTTGTTTTTTGTGGCATTTGGAATTAAATCGGCGGTATTTCCTTTGTATTTTTGGTTGCCATCTGCATATCACACACCACCATCTGCCATTGCCGCCATTTTTGGAGGTTTGTTAACAAAAATGGGGGTTTATGCAATGTTGCGCGTGTTCACCGTAATTTTTCAACCCGATTATTTTACGCTCGTGCTTTTTTCTGTAATTGCTATTTTAACCTTGTTAACAGGTGCATTAGGAACTATTAATAAAAAAAGTATCCGAAGGGTTTTATCGTATTTAATTGTTTGTCATATTGGTTTTTTTATTGCCGGTATGGGTTTAAATACAGAATGGGCATTTGTGGCAATTGTTTTTTATTTGATACACGATGTTATTGTAAAAAGCAATGTTTTTATGATTTCGGGTGTTATTGTGAAAATGCGCGAAACGGTTGATATGACGCGTTTGGGAAGTTTATTAAAAGATTATCCAAAATTTTCATTTGTTGCTGCGTTGGTACTCTTTTCATTGGTCGGAATTCCACCTTTGTCTGGTTTTTGGCCTAAAATTTTATTGTTTCAAGAAACCTTTAAACAAGAAAACTATATATTGCTTGCTGCACTCATCATTGCCAGCTTTGTAACCCTGTTTGTAATTGTTAGAATTTGGTCTGAAGCATTTTGGAAAGAATCTCCCAAACCCATCACCGAAGAAATAGATCATTTTGAATCCTTTCCTTTTTCAGGAAAAATTGCATTAATTGCACCTATTGTTGGCTTAGCATTTGTATCTTTATATATTGGATTAAGTGCGAACAGCTTTATGAAATTATCAGAAAAGGCAGCATACGAAATGAAAAATCCCGAAATTTATATTGAAAATGTGTTAGGAGCAAAACAATAA